The following proteins are co-located in the Deltaproteobacteria bacterium CG2_30_66_27 genome:
- a CDS encoding glutamate--tRNA ligase: MPNVVTRFAPSPTGYLHIGGARTALFNRLYARHAGGRFILRIEDTDRERSTPEAVRAILDGMTWLGITWDDGPYFQMERMESYRKEAERLLREGKAYRCVCTKEELDARREEMAARKEKPRYDGRCRDLAPGATEGKPCVLRFKSPRTGQTVVHDLLRGDVVYENAELDDLVLLRTDGSPTYNFVVVIDDASMGITHVLRGDDHLNNTPKQVLLYEALGYPLPRFGHFPLIHGMEGGKLSKRQDDVSVTAYREKGYLPEAMVNYLVRLGWGHGDQEFFSEEEMIRLFSLEHVGRSPSKFNLEKLRNVNAHYVRSADPSLVAALLVPFLANRGIEAAPTPRLTAIVGTLRERARTLEEMAESAEFYFREKPTDPKAAAKFLTPAIAPVLRDIADSFSSLDPFTIAGMEETLHAVVERHGGNLKIHQPIRVALTGGTASPGLFEVMEILGRDEVVRRLRGAVERIGA, encoded by the coding sequence ATGCCGAACGTCGTGACGCGCTTCGCCCCCAGCCCCACCGGGTATCTCCATATCGGCGGCGCCCGCACCGCCCTCTTCAACCGCCTCTACGCCCGCCACGCCGGCGGCAGGTTCATCCTGCGGATCGAGGACACGGACCGGGAGCGGTCCACCCCGGAGGCGGTCCGGGCGATTCTCGACGGGATGACGTGGCTCGGGATCACCTGGGACGACGGTCCCTACTTCCAGATGGAGCGGATGGAATCGTACCGGAAGGAGGCGGAGCGGCTACTGCGGGAGGGGAAGGCGTACCGGTGCGTCTGCACGAAGGAGGAGCTCGACGCGCGGCGCGAGGAGATGGCCGCCCGGAAGGAGAAGCCCCGGTACGACGGCCGGTGCCGCGATCTCGCCCCCGGGGCGACGGAGGGGAAGCCTTGCGTCCTCCGGTTCAAGTCCCCCCGCACCGGGCAGACGGTCGTTCACGACCTGCTGCGCGGCGACGTGGTCTACGAGAACGCGGAGCTGGACGACCTGGTCCTGCTGCGCACCGACGGATCGCCGACGTACAACTTCGTCGTCGTGATCGACGACGCGTCGATGGGGATCACCCACGTCCTGCGGGGCGACGACCACCTGAACAACACGCCGAAGCAGGTCCTCCTGTATGAAGCGCTCGGCTATCCCCTCCCCCGCTTCGGGCACTTTCCGCTGATCCACGGGATGGAAGGCGGGAAGTTGTCGAAGCGGCAGGACGACGTCTCCGTGACGGCGTACCGGGAAAAGGGGTATCTCCCCGAGGCGATGGTCAACTACCTCGTCCGGCTCGGGTGGGGGCACGGCGACCAGGAGTTCTTCTCCGAAGAGGAGATGATCCGGCTCTTCTCGCTGGAGCACGTCGGCCGCTCGCCCTCGAAGTTCAACCTCGAGAAATTGCGGAACGTGAACGCCCACTACGTCAGGAGCGCGGACCCTTCGCTGGTCGCCGCCCTGCTCGTCCCCTTCCTCGCGAACCGCGGGATCGAAGCGGCGCCGACCCCGCGGCTGACGGCGATCGTCGGCACCTTGCGGGAGCGGGCCCGGACGCTCGAGGAGATGGCGGAGTCGGCCGAGTTCTACTTCCGGGAGAAGCCGACCGACCCGAAGGCCGCGGCGAAATTCCTGACCCCCGCGATCGCCCCCGTGCTGAGGGACATCGCGGACTCCTTCTCCTCCCTCGACCCGTTCACCATCGCCGGGATGGAGGAAACACTCCACGCGGTCGTGGAGCGGCACGGCGGGAACCTCAAGATCCACCAGCCGATCCGCGTGGCCCTCACCGGGGGAACCGCGTCACCTGGGCTGTTCGAGGTGATGGAGATCCTCGGGCGGGACGAGGTGGTGCGCCGCCTGAGGGGCGCCGTGGAACGGATTGGCGCTTGA
- a CDS encoding 3-oxoacyl-ACP synthase, with the protein MYAPPKEFTNLDLEKMVDTNDAWITERTGIRARHIAEPRTPNSDLSVEAARKALDDAGVDPAELDIVVVGTITPDMPFPSTACFLQMKIGATRAYALDLSAACSGFVYSLSTADALIRAGRGKKALVVGSEILSTVTDYTDRSTCILFGDGAGAVVLSECPEGEGVLSCHLHSDGNLWKLIHCPGGGTLHPYSPEMMEQRLHFIRMAGNETFKHAVLKMVEVSHEALDRSGVSIDDVKLFIPHQANLRIIQVVGKRLGIPEERVFVNLERYGNTSSASIPIALAEAKAQGRFSAGDLVLVTSFGGGLTWASALMRM; encoded by the coding sequence ATGTACGCCCCGCCGAAAGAGTTCACCAATCTCGACCTCGAAAAGATGGTCGACACGAACGACGCGTGGATCACGGAGCGGACCGGGATCCGGGCCCGCCACATCGCGGAGCCGCGGACGCCGAATTCCGACCTCAGCGTCGAGGCCGCCCGGAAGGCGCTCGACGACGCGGGCGTCGACCCGGCGGAACTCGACATCGTGGTCGTCGGGACGATCACGCCCGACATGCCGTTCCCGTCCACCGCCTGCTTCCTCCAGATGAAGATCGGCGCGACCCGCGCGTACGCCCTCGATCTTTCCGCCGCCTGCTCGGGATTCGTCTACTCCCTCTCGACGGCCGACGCGCTGATCCGCGCGGGCCGGGGGAAGAAGGCCCTCGTGGTCGGCTCGGAGATCCTCTCCACGGTCACCGATTACACCGACCGTTCGACCTGCATCCTCTTCGGCGACGGCGCGGGGGCGGTGGTCCTCTCCGAATGCCCGGAAGGGGAGGGGGTCTTAAGTTGCCACCTGCACTCCGACGGCAACTTGTGGAAGCTGATCCATTGCCCGGGGGGCGGCACGCTGCATCCGTACTCCCCCGAGATGATGGAACAGCGGCTTCACTTCATCCGGATGGCGGGGAACGAGACGTTCAAGCACGCCGTCCTGAAGATGGTCGAGGTTTCCCACGAGGCGCTGGACCGGAGCGGGGTCTCCATCGACGACGTGAAGCTGTTCATCCCGCACCAGGCGAACCTGCGGATCATCCAGGTCGTCGGGAAGCGGCTCGGGATCCCCGAAGAGCGCGTTTTCGTCAACCTCGAACGGTACGGGAACACCTCCTCCGCCTCCATCCCGATCGCGCTCGCGGAAGCGAAGGCGCAGGGACGGTTCTCCGCCGGGGACCTCGTGCTCGTCACCTCGTTCGGGGGGGGGCTCACCTGGGCCTCCGCCCTGATGCGGATGTGA
- a CDS encoding phosphate--acyl-ACP acyltransferase, giving the protein MKIAVDAMGGDLAPREIVRGAVESARSDGFSLILVGQEERIRAELRQVDVFGADIEVLHASEVVEMCDVPAIALRKKRDSSIRVGLRLVADGKAASFVSAGNSGAVMAGGFLILKKIHGVDRPAIAATIPTPHGPVVLVDAGANVESKPAHLLQFGYMGEAYSRMILGIPRPRVGVVSIGEEASKGTDLTRDTCDLFRRTGLNFVGNVEGRDFFAGKADVFVCDGFVGNVAIKTMEGMATALGQFLKEEIRKSLLAKVGALLAERALRGVKDKLDYEEYGGAPLLGVRGGVFICHGSSSERAIKNGIRAAGSLARCAVDVEIARSIAARGHAATDTPAKP; this is encoded by the coding sequence ATGAAAATCGCCGTGGATGCCATGGGGGGAGACCTCGCCCCGCGCGAGATCGTGCGCGGTGCGGTCGAGTCGGCCCGTTCCGACGGATTCTCCCTGATCCTGGTCGGCCAGGAGGAGCGGATCCGCGCGGAGCTTCGCCAGGTAGACGTTTTCGGCGCCGACATCGAGGTGCTGCACGCCTCCGAGGTCGTCGAGATGTGCGATGTCCCCGCCATCGCTCTCCGGAAGAAACGCGATTCGTCGATCCGCGTCGGGCTGCGGCTGGTCGCCGACGGGAAGGCGGCCTCTTTCGTCAGCGCGGGAAACTCGGGCGCGGTGATGGCGGGGGGGTTCCTGATCCTCAAGAAGATCCACGGGGTGGACCGTCCGGCGATCGCGGCGACCATCCCCACGCCCCATGGTCCGGTGGTCCTCGTGGACGCGGGCGCGAACGTCGAGTCGAAGCCCGCCCACCTTCTGCAGTTCGGGTACATGGGCGAGGCGTACTCCCGGATGATTCTCGGGATCCCCCGGCCGCGCGTCGGCGTCGTCAGCATCGGCGAGGAGGCGTCCAAGGGGACCGACCTCACGCGGGACACCTGCGATCTGTTCCGGCGGACCGGGCTGAATTTCGTCGGGAACGTCGAGGGGCGGGACTTCTTCGCGGGGAAAGCCGACGTCTTCGTCTGCGACGGGTTCGTCGGGAACGTCGCGATCAAGACGATGGAGGGGATGGCGACGGCCCTCGGCCAGTTCCTGAAAGAGGAGATCCGCAAATCCCTCCTGGCGAAGGTGGGCGCCCTGCTCGCCGAGCGAGCGCTTCGGGGGGTGAAGGACAAGCTGGACTACGAGGAGTACGGGGGCGCCCCGCTCCTGGGCGTGCGGGGCGGGGTCTTCATCTGCCACGGATCGTCCAGCGAGCGGGCGATCAAGAACGGGATCCGGGCCGCCGGCTCCCTGGCGCGCTGCGCGGTGGACGTCGAGATCGCCCGGTCCATCGCGGCGCGGGGACACGCCGCCACGGACACGCCGGCGAAACCGTAA
- a CDS encoding 50S ribosomal protein L32, with protein MPNPKRRGSKSHRDKRRTHKKLSQPAVSICPQCKATKRPHAVCPTCGTYKGREVIAKSED; from the coding sequence ATGCCGAATCCGAAACGACGCGGATCGAAGTCCCACAGGGACAAGCGGCGCACGCACAAGAAGCTGTCCCAGCCGGCGGTGAGCATCTGCCCGCAGTGCAAGGCGACCAAGCGCCCCCATGCCGTTTGCCCGACGTGCGGGACCTACAAGGGTCGGGAAGTCATCGCAAAATCCGAAGACTGA
- a CDS encoding AmmeMemoRadiSam system protein B: MKRMPAVSGQFYPGTASGLSRALLALTREVKERESAIGVVVPHAGYVYSGAVAGEVFSSVHVPGRAVIFCPNHTGLGEDVSVMSHGSWRMPWGEVPIDEELAARLETACPLLREDASAHLREHAIEVQLPFLHRFRPDVRIVPVALGRLSLEECRDLGETMADAIAGDPERPLLVASSDMSHYVPDAVARTKDKMAIDRMLALDPGGLYRIVRAERISMCGVLPATVVLFAALRLGATSARLIRYATSGDVSREFDQVVGYAGLAFA; encoded by the coding sequence ATGAAGCGGATGCCCGCCGTCTCCGGACAGTTCTACCCCGGGACCGCCTCCGGCCTTTCCAGGGCGCTCCTTGCGCTCACCCGGGAGGTGAAGGAGCGGGAGTCTGCGATCGGGGTCGTCGTCCCCCACGCGGGATACGTCTATTCGGGGGCCGTGGCGGGGGAAGTGTTTTCCTCCGTTCACGTGCCCGGCAGGGCCGTGATCTTCTGCCCGAACCACACCGGCCTTGGGGAGGACGTCTCCGTCATGTCCCACGGGTCGTGGCGGATGCCGTGGGGGGAGGTCCCGATCGACGAGGAGCTCGCCGCCCGCCTCGAGACCGCCTGCCCCCTTCTTCGGGAGGACGCGTCGGCCCACCTGAGGGAGCACGCGATCGAGGTCCAGCTTCCGTTCCTGCACCGGTTCCGGCCGGACGTGCGCATCGTCCCCGTCGCCCTCGGACGCCTCTCCCTTGAGGAGTGCCGGGACCTCGGGGAGACCATGGCGGACGCGATCGCGGGAGACCCCGAGCGCCCCCTGCTGGTCGCCAGCTCCGACATGTCGCACTACGTGCCCGACGCCGTCGCGCGAACGAAGGACAAGATGGCGATCGACCGGATGCTGGCCCTCGACCCCGGGGGGCTCTACCGGATCGTCCGGGCCGAACGGATCTCGATGTGCGGGGTGCTGCCGGCCACGGTCGTCCTCTTCGCCGCCCTCCGTCTTGGCGCGACCTCCGCCCGTCTGATAAGATACGCCACTTCCGGCGACGTCAGCCGGGAGTTCGACCAGGTGGTCGGGTACGCGGGGCTCGCCTTCGCCTGA